The nucleotide sequence AGCTGTCCGCAGCGACGCCCACGCCAATTTCCGAATTGATCTTCCGGTTAATCTTACAGTTTGGATGGTGTAAGTCTGACAGTTCCATTACTTCTACTTTACTTTGCGATTCAATGGAACtgttagaatttaatttcaaattaatttgttgaaatGACATAAAAAAACTAACCTTATTGGTTTAGATATATCAGTTGGCGATCCGTATGGATGTGGAGGAACGCCCATTCCGGGCATTTCCATCATCCATCGTAGTCTAGTTTTTCTAGGCCGTTTCATAAGCAACATTGTAGGcaggtaatttaaaaataccgtTCTAATCCACGAAGGCATCCTagtaatttaaagaaaaacgaaaagaatgATGAATGAAGGTGAGATTTATTTGTACCTATGTGTTCTCGGTCCTCGGAAGTTCCAGTTTATGATGACTACGGTCACTAAAATACTGACTGTGTTCATAATGAACGTGAACAGGAGGTATTTAGCTATAAGAGGCAACACGAGAGAAGTCGGCGGCAGGATTTTCGATACCAGCAGCAGGAACACAACCAGAGACAGTAAGATACTAATTCCTAAAGTAACCTAGaagagttttaaataaaaattgcgaataaataataaattccaaaACATACTTTTTCACCAGCTTCCGCTGGGAGATAAAAGACAAGAACACAAAGGAACGAAATGAGAACTGTGGGCAGGATCAAGTTTACAgtgtaaaataatgttttcctTCTGATAATGATGTAAAATGTGATATCTGTCTCCGTGGGGTAATTACCCTCGTAGATATTGAGGTAAGCCGGTACTTCGATGATATCCCACGTGCCGGACTTCCAATAATCAGATAAATCGACaaagtttttgttgttgtacAAGGCTAGAGATACTTGATCTCCATTGAAAGTCCAAGAACCAAATTTCATTATGCAAGTTTGTTGGTCAAAAGGAAAGTATGTCACGTCAATTGTACAAGAACtctgaaaaaaaatcatgaaggAATGTCATTGGTGGCGAGGGAAATTAAAACGTTACTTGATAAATGGCTGGTGGGACCCACAGAACTTCACCGTTCGGGTAAATTAATACATTGGACTTGTATCGAACTTCGTAGTTGCCGTCAGCATTGTTAAATAAGACAATGTCTGGTTTCCAAACTTTATCGGGTGGCAAACGCAATACAGCGATTCCTCCGTAATCGGCTTCATCCCACTGCAGTTGATAATCATTCCAAACCTGAAAAGAACTTACGGGATGACAAAGAAAGTGAAAGGAGCGTTATTACCAATCGAAGCCAAACGTTGGACTTCATAATTTGGTTCTTCTCGTTCTGAAAATCTAGCGgtaataaaaagcaattgCCACAATAGGTCAAGAGAACGTACCACGTTAATGAGTTGGACAAAAGCCAGGCCGAAACGGACATCCACTTTCTCGGTCATGTTTTGAACAGGCCGGATGAGTTTGTTGTACCCTCGAAATAGGTCGCGAACTAATCTTTCCTCATCTTCGGAGCAACTGACACCTGAAATTCGCGGAAACGAATGTCATGCCTTTTGTCTTTATAAGATTCGGGGAGGGGCTCTGTTTACATTCAAATAGTGGCTTTTAGTTCTTACCCGCGACGAAGATGACCGTCAGAACCGCCAAGGATAAGGGGAAAACCGCCTCGAGCTTCCACATTACGATACTCGGCGATTACTATTCCTTATGATCATCGAATACAAGATGTGTTCGTCGTGGCTTCAAGCGAAACCCCCTTAGACGGCATCCAGAAATAGATGAACAAATTGACGCGtctttgtttaaacatttcgCGCGACCGTCACCATATCGTATAGATACCATGTAAACACCTAACACACCCTTTCCATGCCGCACTACCAACGCGCACTATAAGGATACACTCCCATACGGGCAATTGAAATTGCGCCCATCGCCCAACACGAGATGGCGCAAAATTTCGCCCTCCGCCAATCGGTGCATTGTCCCTTCCTATTTATCGATTCGCGCCAACAACGCGATTGCGCCAAGCCCTTTCTACGGATTCCAAAGAATTCGTAATATGAATTTCTCTTGACACCTTTTACACCCCATCacttaaatttctttaattctcCTTTTTCGCGACATCTTCCAATTTCATCTCTTTTTCTcccattctttttatttctccaATTACTATTGACATTTATCACtccaattttatctttaacctTTTTCACAAACGTTgacaaatacaattttatgtcaattttaataaatcagattattaatttttttctttttttttatttaaatttttatataatttaattttataaataaatataattttaataaattttaaataaataaatatatttatttatttaaaaaaaggaataggtaagaataaataataaataaaaacataaaatttcattttgtcatttaattcaaattcattttaacaAATACAACCCATTGTGACACAGTTATTACATTGTTCAGTAgaaaacaattctttttgcAGTAGACATACGCCGGTTGTATGGCGTAGAACCAAAAAAACCGATTGTCGAATCTCGTGTTCTTTACTTCGCTTATAATGAGTTTGCAGGGAAATTACATGCCGTCGTGATTACagtaatttattgaaatttttttattattatttaccaggtcgttttttatttcatcgccTTTTTTTAACATCCGCCTTTTTTAAGTTCGATTACTTAACATCCGCTTTTTTCtactatgatttttttgacattcgccttttttaattaattttttttatagccACGTTCGATTTTTCCGCCTTTTAAAGAGAGATAGATGACTTGAATCCAACGAAACAATCGTCTAAACGTTTATTAAACGTTAATTTCGTTCTCGAACGCCGCTTCAAACATTGAACTTATATCAATTAGAAGATATTTTAACAAGATATTGTCTTGCATGACAGTGGAAgaacgtttttttatattcgTAGATGTATTCTTATTGCATCGAACGCAAGCGGATCTTTCACAACTCcttgacgattttttttaagtgttatccttttaatttttcggcgttttttgtgtttgagCAACTTCCTTTTATATTGGGAGATGGTGAAGGAGCCGGTTGATTTTATTTGAGCAATAAGTTAATACATCAGACGACaatgcaataaataaatattaaacgtgAAAAAACggtaatataatattttaaccaTTCGTTCCAATCCCTAGTTTATTTAACGcgttttttgcattttaaaattatttatacattatcattattattaataatacttttttaacATAGCCTTCtagttcattttctttttttaatcggctcttctcatttttatttttacgttttttttttaaatcgctTGAAAGACTTGTTGACAATAATGAAGTCCGAAGATATgtcgccatttttttttttgttttttgataacgGGCATCgtttttaactaatttaatttgttagcATCGCtgggattttattttttatttagtgaaagtaagttttttcttttattcttgTCGTTTTAGTTATTGAAATTGGCCCCTGTTCCGTATAGGAAGTAAGAAGGAGAGATTTTAAAAAGGGGCGACATCCAAAGAAGTCTAAATCCCAggattattaacaaattattgattattattctCGTTATTAgtatttatcattattattattagtattattattatcaactaACATTATAGAATTTAGTATTTACAGTATATaagaaattcatttttttaagtgaAAGTTACACACTACGTTAGCAGCTaatttattcgaaaaatttcttcattttctttttttttaattttttaactttggatttatttgattccgagtttttattttaacgaaTTCGTACAATatatattattcattttttttgtagtaagtGGAACATAAAAGTATAAATTCTACACgtcgttttttataaaatattaacaatgcGAAATAGCAGGCGATCTGCCGCTaaagcttttatttttttttttcatttcgaaCAAAGTCCGGCTGCTTGAGACACCAGCCTGACAACTCAACatttaacttgattttatcACAGTATGATTGTGTCAATACCCTAATGAACGTTACACTAAAAAACTGAGACCGTCAACTAAACTATGGTCAAATGAATCTGTTCAGGGGGCGTCTTGATTTTTCCACATTCTTTCAGAACAAtgtttttgcaaaatgttCCTTATTACACCCTTAAAGTTATTACGTTAGTTCTTATAGTCTAGTAATTGTACAATCCTCACTATTTTTAATAACGTTTAGACACAGCATATTCAGAACAGAAAACTTTATCGGGgccttttatgttttaatatgTTTGTCTTAATCGTAAAGGTAAGATTTTGGCGGCAAATTCTCTGTTCTGCTCATTCTATGTTTTAGGTATGTTTTTCTCGTTTTCTCGTTATTTTTGCATTTGGTTTCATTAGTTtcattaaatacaataaaccCTGTTGTACGAAcgttcattaatattttttctttatatctcATAGTTTATAAGGTTAATTTTAGTAAGCGCCCTAGTGCAAAACTAcacagcgattttttttatttttaaaacacaataCACATATATTTTTAACGGTAGTTTCCAAACGCTCGAACAAGTATATGACTAGGAGTTATCGTTAACTTTAACATTTCAACTCGAAGTGAgtttcatttaactttttgtttaagGGGGTACACGGGGCGTCGCCCGATGCCTCTATCAAAAATAGAAACGGCTTAAAAGCTCAACACATCTCGATCAGGCTTCGCCCCGcgaccaatttatttttttctttttttaaattatttttaacattaatgtaCAACGTTTTTAGGTTCGTTCCAAACTGGGTTTAGTGTAACGGTTCGAACGAAACGCTGATAACGGTTGTGAAACCACTGGTCTTCGGCCCCCTGGGGATCGCTTCGCGCGCCTCCGCCCTCCGGCCCTATCGTCCCTAAGCTGATGCTTTTTAATCAGCAGACGGGATACGCTACGAGACGATTATGTGCGGCGCGGAGAACAGGACCGCCAACGTGGCGATGATGGTGAACAACGTGAAAATAATAAGGCACAATCTGTCAACGACCATCGCGGCAAACTTCCAATCCCTGGTGATATCCGCGGCCTCGTCCTCCTTTCGTAATTGGTCCGTTATAAAACGGATCTCTTTTAGGATCAACGCCAATTCGTAATCCGCACTGAAACACGCGTGGTTTGACACCAACGATTCATGCAAACGTGCTCCCCCGTTACCATTATCTTCATTCGGtctacaacaaaaatatcattttaacaactttataaaaagcCCCCGTCAAAAGACTAGGTTCAATTCCAGCACTcgcactttttttattttaatttttttacaatttttattcttttttctaatttataacaatttagtattaaattaatcaattttaataatttttatattacttATTCACTGGTAAGTAccatgcaaccaatatcacagtattagTATTACAATACCAATATTgtgatgttggttgcatacttgcaatgatgacgtcgggtatgataattaattaacacactgtagatGCTTTGATTGACAAGTGATGAACATTtcataacactttttttaaacatgtattatttagaaatttttatttgccaaaaaatggcaaaaattaataattaactttaatcattaatatcttaagaaccaggtaaaattttgaaaaacggaCTTATTCACtggaaagtagatgctttgattaacaaatttcataaaaattttcaagaaatcgattttttataaatttttatttaccccCAAAAacgacaaaaattaataattaatatctcaagaaccaggACAAATTCGGGGAGtagcaataccaatactgtgatattggttgcatagttgcaatgatgacgtcggttatgataattaattaacacactgtaaatgctttgcaattttttaaaacatctattatttataaatttttaattactccaaaattgcaaaaattaataattaactttaatcattaatatttcaagaaccaggtaaaattttgaaaaacggaCTTATTCACtggaaagtagatgctttaattaacaaatttcataaaaaattttcaagaaatcaattttttaggaatttttatttaccccCAGAAacgacaaaaattaataattaatatctcaagaaccaggAGAAATTCGGGGAGtagcaataccaatactgtgatattggttgcatacttgcaatgatgacgtcgggtatgataattaattaacacactgcagatgctttgattaataattgacTTATTCACtggaaagtagatgctttaattaacaaatttcataaaaaattttcaagaaatcgattttttaggaatttttatttaccccCAAAAacgacaaaaattaataattaatatcttaagaaccaGGACAAATTCAGGGAGtggcaataccaatactgtgatattggttgcatacttgcaatgatgacgtcaggtatgataattaattaacacactgtagatGCTTTGATTAACAATTGACTTATTAACTGGAAAGTAAGTGCTTTAGTTaacaaatttcataaaaaattttcaagaaatcaattttttaggaatttttatttaccccCAGAAacgacaaaaattaataattaatatctcaagaaccaggAGGAATTCGGGGAGTGggaataccaatactgtgatattggttgcatacttgcaatgatgacgtcgggtgtgataattaattaacacactgtagatGCTTTGATTAACAATTGATGAAcatttcataacaattttttaaaacatctattatttataaatttttaattaccccaaaattgcaaaaattaataattaactttaatcattaatatttcaagaaccaggtaaaattttgaaaaacggaCTTATTCACtggaaagtagatgctttgattaacaaatttcataaaaaattttcaagaaatcgattttttatgaatttttatttaccccCAAAAacgacaaaaattaataattaatatctcaagaaccaggATAAATTCGGGGAGTGGCAATActaatactgtgatattggttgcatacttgcaatgatgacgtcgggtatgataattaattaacacactgtagatGCTTTGATTAACAATTGATGAAcatttcataacaattttttaaaacatctattatttataaatttttaattaccccaaaattgcaaaaattaataattaactttaatcattaatatctcaagaacaaggtaaaattttgaaaaacggaCTTATTTACtggaaagtagatgctttgattaacaaatttcataaaaaattttcaagaaatcaattttttaggaatttttatttaccccCAAAAacgacaaaaattaataatttatatctcaagaaccaggACAAATTCCGGGAGTGggaataccaatactgtgatattggttgcatacttgcaatgatgacgtcaggtatgataattaattaacacactgtagatGCTTTGATTAACAATTGACTTATTCACtggaaagtagatgctttaattaacaaatttcataaaaaattttcaagaaatcaattttttaggaatttttatttacccccagaaacgataaaaattaataattaatgtctCAAGAACCAGGAGAAATTCGGGGAGTGggaataccaatactgtgatattggttgcatacttgcaatgatgacgtcaggtatgataattaattaacacactgtagatGCTTTGATTAACAATTGACTTATTCACtggaaagtagatgctttaattaacaaatttcataaaaaattttcaagaaatcaattttttaggaatttttatttacccccagaaacgataaaaattaataattaatgtctCAAGAACCAGGAGAAATTCGGGGAGTGggaataccaatactgtgatattggttgcatacttgcaatgatgacgtcgggtatgataattaattaacacactgtttGATTAACAATTGATGAacatttcataataattttttaaaacatctattatttagaaatttttatttactccaaaaaatggcaaaaattattaaaataattaactttaataattaatatctcaagaaccaggtctaatttttcaaaacaaatttattcatCGGAAAATAGaccctttaattaataattgatgaatatttgaatacaattttccaaaaaatcgattttttattaatttttacttctATCTAAAAAACGGCAAAAATTGctaattaattttactaattAATATCTCGAACTTTTATggaactaaattaatttttatgaaggaaattaaagtttattttgagttgagatataaataaataaaacgataatataaaaaagaaattaaaagcaTGTTAAAGTGTTTTAGAAGATGAATGGGTGTTAAAGTGATCTGAGACAGAACTAATAAAAGAGTAAAATGTGTGTGTAATCTTCAGAGTAGCTCTTTTCAATATTACACTAGAGGGCGTCCCTTTTAGTCGACCTAAAAACTATTTGCCGACAAGTTTAATACGCGGATATTTTTTGCGGTAGATGAAAATGATGGATTGTCGAGGCGTCTCCGTAAAATGTGCCCGTCCGAAGCTACTCACGCGAATTGAATACCGCAATTCCTCAATTTCGGGTAGCTCGGCGATTTGCGAAACGACGTCCGTAAGACGAAACGGCCGCTTAAGGTTGCTCGTAAAAACGGGGTAAGCGTTTTCCGCTTCCGACCCGACGTACTGACCCAGAGATACGAAATATCACGTACGTACAGGCCGTTGTTAGAAATGAGGAagttttcaacattttttttaaattctttactTCAAAAGTCCCGACTTTCTGCaggtttcttttttcttttcaatttgcTGCGTGGGAATATGTGGGAAACTCAAGTTTATTCAGGTTCGCGAATAATTTATCTGAATTACGGGAGCGGAATGAAAACGTTGAAAAGGAGTTAGGGAACATTGAAAAGATTTTAACATTATATTTAGTAACTTACCTATACACAGTTCTGAAAAATGCTGCTGCAGGGATAGGGGTGGGTGTGCTAGCACCGCGATGATTGTGTCTAAAGTCGTCATCAATATCCAAAACGTTGGCTAATAAACTTTTTGACGATCGTTCCTTAAGCTCAACGTCTTGAAATTGGAGTTGTTTGCGATCGGCGCCAACAGACGCGGGTCTGCTGCTGCTACTTTGTGGCGTTGAGCAATCGCAGTTGGGTTTTTGGGGGGTCGACGTGGGCCGTTGCATTCGCAGGACCCACGGGAGCCAGTAGAGGAAGACGACTTTCACCTAgaaatttttgcaatattaatgttatatatattgGTAGGAGTGTCACATAAAACCTTACCCATGATGACATCTCGTGAGTGTCTGCGTTCCGATGGTGGTAGTTGAGTATGAGAATCGTGGAGACAACGCTCGAGGCCACCATGAACATGATGCAATTGAAGTAGGTTCCCAAGAGAGGGACGGCATCCGAAGTTGCTGGCATCGTTTCGGCAACCATATTTAAGAACACGGTCAGCGATAAGAGGATGGTGACACCTAATGAAAGCTTCTCTCCAGAATCCGGCGGCAGTGTAAACCCTAAGACGGCCATGGAAGCGATTAGGACGCACGGAACTATCAGGTTGAAGAAGTAATACAACGTTCTCCGTCGTATTATGATGACGAACGTGATGTCGATGTACGGTTCGGGGCAGCAGTTGTAGTAGATCTCGTTCCGCTTCCCAGGAACGCCTGCCCAATCGAGAACGGACGTTGTAGAGGCTTAGGGCCAATTATAGGAAATCGCTTACCCAGCAAATCCCACTCCCCGTTTGTTATGAAGCTGCTGATGTCCCCACCGCCCTCATCCTGCAGCTGCAGGTCCAGCTGTAAAGGAAATCGAACGTTACAGCCTTTTCAGTAGTTTACTGTCCTCTTTATCCCGTCGGAGACCTAAGATAACTCTTCCTGGAAGAGGAAAAAGGAAAGGATCGAGATATGCATCTAAGGCTACAAAATCGATAGTTCCATTTAAGCAGTTGCGATCTGAAACACTGCCCgcgtaaataaaattgatgtgGAGTAAATTTAATATCGGTCAAGATATATCCATTTTGTCCCGTTCAGTAATTACCGCCTGAAGTATTGCCAGCAATTAGCGATTTTCCAGTTCTAATTGAGCGCctcctttaaattttaaatcccaAGCTCGTTTTCCCTAAATACCGCGCTCCTTTGCATGCAAATTGTTTGCCTAAACAAGAAGTTAACGAAAGATAAGATTAGaagtacagtgtgttaattaattatcgtacccgcaagtatgcaaccactatcacagtgcaatacgcatcatacgcaaatcgcgtattgcaataaaaatactgtggtattggttgcatacttgcaatgacgACGTCGGGTATGATTATTATAtgattaattaacacactgtacataTTAGATCATGCTCttgtttaagttaattttatgatgttcatttaaattttttaccatctgttaaaaacttaattgaaGTCGTAATTTTAGTTCGCTCGAAAAAGTACAACGTTGGATAAAAAGggaaaaagaacaaaattaaatattgtgtTAACTCCAATGAAATAGcggtttatttaattttagttttttagttGAAACATGATGATTCGATTCACACTGCgttgatttaatataaatctcACCTGTTCGAATCGCGTGTTTACTTTAATCAGTAAATCTCGTCACGAAATTGGTATTAAACGGATCGTGGTGCGATGGACTTAAatggaattttaaaatattcgtaGGCACACGACGGTGGCGCGTCGAACCGCGAGGAATCCGCTTTTCGTCGGCTCGTTTTCATCCCGGTATTGATCCCGGCGTGCGTGACATATGCCCGTAGACGGGAAAGATGAGAAAAAATTCCAGGATAAGAATTGCGTAAAACATTCATGCCTGCGCAATAACGAGTTTGAACCAATCTGTCCTCGTTTGAAAAATTACCCCCTCGCATTTTCAGAGGCGCCCTCATCGATTTTTCATCAAAACACGATGCCGTCGCGTAAAGAAACTCTACGACGGTTCGTTAGCGTTCCCAGGACTTGATACTTCGTAGGACGAGATGCAACCGAAAGCCCCGCGAGGACTTGAAGTACGACCGACCTAATAAAAACGGCCCGTTACCGAGTCGTTACCAACTGAAGGGAGTCGTTACCGAGTTACGTCCCTAATTAGTTTGAAACCACCGGATCGGACGCCTTAAAAGAGAGTGTCtgagaaaactaaaaactcCCTAATTGCGTTGATACTAACTTTGTCTTTGTCTTTTGGTATTTATAACGCACGATTTCGCTCGTTGGTCTATCGATTTTCAGGGTCCGCACTTTGAGTTTACTTCCTTATCGCTCTCTGTGACGCCCCCATAAGGACCCTCAACCAGATGCTTTAATCACCACTTGTTCTGATCGAACGATATCACTTACACTTAACGAAAACTCATTTTCTTCAAGCATCCAATTTTTTACCTAACCAACATTAATTAACCTAATTGTGTTAATCCTTATATTGTATTATCAATTGTCCTAAATGATAAATGGCCCAACACGCCAGTCACAAACCATCAGCGAGACAATTAAGATACCTGTAATCCATCATAGGTCCAACTGCCGAACTTCATCTCACATCTCTGGTCGTCGAAAGGAAACCACGTGATGTCAATCTTGCAGGTGCTTTTGAATATCCCAGGAGGAACATACATGCAGCTTCCGTTGTTCCTAACGACGACGTTGGTGGGATACGTACCATCAAATCCCTCGTCGGCActgtaaaaaaagaaaaaaaaacgaaagaaatagaaaataaggagataaataaaacaaataaaaaaaaacaaagagaaaataaacagaaaaggGATAACCGAAGAGAAATATCGTTTGAAATAGGAAGGAAATTCGTGTGAAATTCGGGCGATTCGTCTTACCTGTTGTACATGAGGACGTCGGGTTTCCAAAGACGATGGGGAGGGATCCTCAAGTCTTTCACGCCACCGTATTCGGACGAATTCCACCGTAGGTTCATGTCGTTCCATTCCTGCAGAGGCGACAAAATGCCGATACCTTATGTCTTGTCGAGGGGACTTGGAGGGATCAAGCTACGTGCCAAACCAAAACTAGGTTACGCGCTAAATTCCCGAGAAAGATTCTTCCCAAGATTCCGAATTTTAGTTTGGCAAATGCGacttttcaatattaaacTTCACGAAAAGGAGCGTTGCACCGGAAGGACTATGACTTTAAAACTTTCTTACCAATTTCAACCATATGTTCGTGATGAGTAGTTGATTTTTCTCGTCCTGAAACAAAcacaaattatatttatattataaattctcTTTCAACCTTATCAATTTATGTTATTGCCATTCTGTCTTAACTTGCCCAAAAAGTTACCTTTATTAAAGCTAAGGGATTCATTGCAGCAAGCAGtttatttccatagaaactaCTTACTTTGcaccacataaaatgcaacatgtctgaaTGTTCAGtcatgaatgcagtaaccatagttacgaaactactatgtaCTTGCACTGtttcacataaaatgcaacatagcttaatagtactaGCTGGTTTtgaaaaggaaaagttttgtttgGAAAAAGGTGACGTGCTTATGAtgacccgaatgtttctggttctaggtctagtgttagttctag is from Onthophagus taurus isolate NC chromosome 8, IU_Otau_3.0, whole genome shotgun sequence and encodes:
- the LOC111425413 gene encoding acetylcholine receptor subunit beta-like 1; amino-acid sequence: MWKLEAVFPLSLAVLTVIFVAGVSCSEDEERLVRDLFRGYNKLIRPVQNMTEKVDVRFGLAFVQLINVNEKNQIMKSNVWLRLVWNDYQLQWDEADYGGIAVLRLPPDKVWKPDIVLFNNADGNYEVRYKSNVLIYPNGEVLWVPPAIYQSSCTIDVTYFPFDQQTCIMKFGSWTFNGDQVSLALYNNKNFVDLSDYWKSGTWDIIEVPAYLNIYEGNYPTETDITFYIIIRRKTLFYTVNLILPTVLISFLCVLVFYLPAEAGEKVTLGISILLSLVVFLLLVSKILPPTSLVLPLIAKYLLFTFIMNTVSILVTVVIINWNFRGPRTHRMPSWIRTVFLNYLPTMLLMKRPRKTRLRWMMEMPGMGVPPHPYGSPTDISKPISSIESQSKVEVMELSDLHHPNCKINRKINSEIGVGVAADSCRRESESSDSLLLSPEASKATEAVEFIAEHLRNEDLYIQTREDWKYVAMVIDRLQLYMFFIVTTAGTVGILMDAPHIFEYVDQDKIIEIYRGK
- the LOC111425350 gene encoding neuronal acetylcholine receptor subunit alpha-7, which gives rise to MDSAMRQCHFHHGPRALTFLILLNIICTLPDESAAGYNEKKLLHKLLDHYNVLERPVANESDPLQLSFGLTLMQIIDVDEKNQLLITNIWLKLEWNDMNLRWNSSEYGGVKDLRIPPHRLWKPDVLMYNSADEGFDGTYPTNVVVRNNGSCMYVPPGIFKSTCKIDITWFPFDDQRCEMKFGSWTYDGLQLDLQLQDEGGGDISSFITNGEWDLLGVPGKRNEIYYNCCPEPYIDITFVIIIRRRTLYYFFNLIVPCVLIASMAVLGFTLPPDSGEKLSLGVTILLSLTVFLNMVAETMPATSDAVPLLGTYFNCIMFMVASSVVSTILILNYHHRNADTHEMSSWVKVVFLYWLPWVLRMQRPTSTPQKPNCDCSTPQSSSSRPASVGADRKQLQFQDVELKERSSKSLLANVLDIDDDFRHNHRGASTPTPIPAAAFFRTVYRPNEDNGNGGARLHESLVSNHACFSADYELALILKEIRFITDQLRKEDEAADITRDWKFAAMVVDRLCLIIFTLFTIIATLAVLFSAPHIIVS